A part of Prolixibacteraceae bacterium genomic DNA contains:
- a CDS encoding response regulator produces MIRVLLFELLLFVGVVNRVSAEEMSDFDRYTMSNGLSNNTISSLLQDDQGYLWVGTYDGLNRYDGYNWSTFRKSEDPTSIKSNHINRLVSYHDTILIATDEGLSFYNKNSRDFKTVSISNRSNRSISDIWVSNDTGIWCSVVGKGLYHSEDGISTSWKWRLNEAHIVALDKDKVDEHIWLATLDGSLISYSTLTTHTERFFLPSSQIVDIHVRGPYVWIATESQGVVLFDKRTKEFAPFHLPSRAKVIRKIHEDQNENLWITTDGDGVYCVSKEGKIKRHFNFSGSPGILSILVDRQGVVWYGTVGLGLWAQNPMRSYYGYRKVNSGSLDKDLLVNNIISLYEWSKDTLLIGTDGAGLWMYDLKRMRMTSANIFPTLEAKVIKSISEDDSGTLWIGTYKEGVFKLSKNSKYWNHYTSNSELNDRLPSNSIWTIASNREDVFLGTLGKGVVKYEPQKGFKTLSKYRTQGIQLNEYILTSLVDQQNTTWFGSSNGLFKLDNSTQKLTSYYSDPTNKNGRGASAITSLMQDQSHAIWMGTNGAGIAKKEDDSLVWINESNGLINNTVYAILEDAHMSIWIMTNRGISILDKSRQKLTNLDESNGLHALQFTCALKLHDGRFVLGTVGGFYVFNPEKVHYQIPTPRLILEDLSLVDGEFSTPVDLSKDSLSVQWFPKYDALHLKFVGIDYIQKEKAVYSYSIDGYTDKWYKLEEQRFLTLMGLPYGDFTLRIRAGYPNTNKFSNEVVIPISVIRPWWRTKAAFFLYLMILLFTLWVYQKLSNRFYFLKKEAEIESLNSKRKQEFHRIRMEMFTKMAHEFMTPLTLILAPIKEMLEKSNIEGEQRSKLNLVYQQSVYLKKLAENILSFQKMNISKLRLNARFFDIDAMAERKVHEFQELAGEKNIEIQYDVQTERPLVALDFEKIEAIITNLLSNAVKYSDKNGGIIHLITTVKESNISIGEGVVHIEVSDNGIGIPKHKQAKIFDPFFRVDEESKEEGAGIGLSIVKDFVDLHQGQITLESKQGDGTTFRITIPCKIKEAHDVEELPKVNKLPSPVKSTKVLGNRARCLIVDDHPSMLQYIQELLSEQYDVMIAINGEEGYKKATSFMPDIILTDLMMPKVDGIELLSLLKKNIITSHIPVIVLSAKHVVEAKMASVDEGAELYLSKPFDPLLLKSYIASILQNRARLAQKRKEVPLSIEKEVSSEVDSKWVASLRKLVLSNLDNPELGVSFVCEKSHMSRTSMHRKLKAICSMSTTEYINSLRLEQSITLLKSRKYQVTEVAYMVGFNNASYFTRAFHKRFGVSPSEYVSSL; encoded by the coding sequence ATGATCAGAGTTTTATTGTTTGAGTTACTTCTATTCGTAGGAGTCGTGAATAGGGTGAGTGCTGAAGAGATGAGTGATTTTGATCGTTATACCATGTCTAATGGCCTTTCTAATAATACCATCTCCTCATTATTGCAAGATGATCAGGGCTATTTATGGGTAGGAACCTACGATGGACTCAATCGATATGATGGATACAACTGGAGCACTTTCCGAAAGAGTGAAGATCCTACTTCTATAAAGAGTAATCATATCAACAGACTTGTATCTTATCATGATACGATACTTATTGCTACGGATGAAGGTCTGTCATTCTATAATAAGAATTCAAGAGACTTTAAAACAGTCTCCATATCCAACCGGTCCAATCGTTCAATTTCAGATATATGGGTTTCAAATGATACTGGAATATGGTGCTCCGTAGTTGGCAAAGGTCTATATCATAGTGAGGATGGAATAAGCACTTCATGGAAATGGAGATTAAATGAAGCTCATATTGTGGCTTTGGATAAAGACAAAGTAGATGAACATATATGGCTTGCTACATTGGATGGCTCTTTGATCTCTTACTCAACCTTAACGACACATACAGAACGTTTTTTTCTTCCATCATCTCAAATTGTAGACATACATGTGCGTGGTCCATATGTGTGGATTGCAACGGAGAGCCAAGGTGTAGTGTTATTTGATAAGCGAACTAAAGAGTTTGCTCCCTTTCATCTACCAAGTAGAGCAAAAGTTATTCGAAAGATCCATGAGGATCAAAATGAGAATTTATGGATAACTACCGATGGGGATGGGGTCTACTGTGTCTCGAAAGAGGGAAAGATAAAAAGACATTTTAATTTTAGTGGTTCCCCTGGAATACTATCTATTCTTGTTGATCGTCAGGGCGTGGTATGGTATGGAACTGTGGGATTAGGCTTATGGGCACAAAACCCAATGAGAAGCTACTATGGCTATCGTAAAGTGAATTCTGGCTCTTTAGATAAAGATCTATTAGTGAACAATATCATCTCGCTTTATGAGTGGTCTAAAGACACACTTTTGATTGGAACTGATGGAGCTGGATTATGGATGTATGATTTGAAGAGAATGAGAATGACCAGTGCCAATATCTTTCCAACGCTTGAAGCAAAGGTGATTAAGAGTATTTCCGAAGACGATAGTGGAACATTGTGGATTGGAACTTATAAGGAGGGGGTATTCAAACTCAGCAAGAACTCGAAATATTGGAACCATTATACCTCAAATTCTGAACTTAATGATCGACTCCCTTCAAACAGTATCTGGACCATTGCAAGTAACCGAGAAGATGTTTTTTTAGGAACCTTAGGAAAAGGTGTCGTTAAGTATGAGCCACAAAAAGGGTTCAAGACTCTGTCAAAATATCGAACCCAAGGAATACAGCTAAATGAATATATCCTAACAAGTTTAGTTGATCAGCAAAACACTACCTGGTTTGGTTCTTCCAACGGTCTGTTCAAATTAGATAACAGCACCCAAAAACTAACCAGCTACTATAGCGATCCGACCAATAAAAATGGGCGTGGAGCTTCTGCAATTACCTCTTTAATGCAAGATCAATCACACGCCATTTGGATGGGAACGAATGGTGCAGGTATTGCAAAAAAAGAGGACGATAGTTTGGTCTGGATAAATGAATCCAATGGGTTGATAAATAATACAGTATATGCGATATTAGAGGATGCCCATATGTCCATATGGATCATGACCAATAGAGGTATTTCTATTCTAGATAAGAGCCGACAGAAGTTGACCAATCTAGATGAAAGCAATGGATTACACGCACTCCAATTTACATGTGCTTTAAAGTTACATGATGGTCGTTTTGTATTAGGTACCGTTGGTGGGTTCTATGTTTTTAATCCTGAAAAAGTCCACTATCAAATTCCTACTCCACGATTAATACTTGAAGACCTATCCTTAGTAGATGGCGAATTTTCTACGCCTGTAGATCTCTCCAAAGATTCACTCTCTGTTCAATGGTTTCCTAAGTATGATGCACTGCATCTAAAGTTTGTAGGGATAGATTACATCCAAAAAGAGAAGGCGGTTTATAGCTACTCTATAGATGGTTACACGGATAAGTGGTATAAACTAGAAGAGCAACGTTTCTTAACCTTAATGGGATTACCTTATGGAGATTTTACCCTTCGTATAAGAGCTGGTTATCCAAATACAAACAAGTTTAGTAACGAGGTGGTTATCCCTATATCGGTGATACGTCCTTGGTGGCGAACAAAAGCGGCTTTCTTCCTATATTTAATGATCTTGTTATTTACTTTATGGGTCTACCAAAAGCTCTCGAATAGGTTTTATTTTCTAAAGAAGGAGGCCGAGATAGAATCGCTTAATAGCAAACGAAAACAAGAGTTTCATCGGATTAGAATGGAGATGTTCACCAAGATGGCTCATGAGTTCATGACCCCATTAACACTTATCCTTGCTCCAATAAAAGAGATGCTTGAGAAGTCGAATATAGAAGGAGAACAACGTTCTAAACTAAATCTTGTATATCAACAATCGGTCTATCTAAAGAAACTAGCCGAAAATATCCTATCCTTTCAAAAGATGAATATTAGTAAGTTACGGTTGAATGCACGCTTCTTCGATATAGATGCAATGGCAGAGCGGAAAGTACATGAATTTCAAGAGCTAGCAGGAGAAAAAAATATCGAAATTCAATATGATGTGCAGACAGAGAGACCTCTAGTGGCTTTAGACTTCGAGAAGATAGAGGCCATCATCACTAATCTACTCTCTAATGCAGTGAAGTATAGCGATAAGAATGGTGGGATTATTCATCTAATCACAACGGTCAAAGAGAGTAATATTTCTATTGGTGAAGGAGTCGTGCATATCGAAGTATCCGACAACGGGATTGGGATACCGAAACACAAACAAGCTAAAATATTTGATCCTTTCTTTAGAGTGGATGAGGAGAGTAAAGAAGAAGGTGCTGGTATAGGACTTAGTATTGTCAAAGATTTTGTTGATCTACATCAGGGGCAAATTACATTGGAGAGTAAGCAGGGAGACGGAACAACATTTAGGATCACTATACCTTGTAAGATTAAAGAGGCACATGATGTTGAAGAGTTGCCCAAGGTCAATAAATTGCCATCCCCAGTGAAATCAACAAAGGTATTAGGAAATAGAGCTAGATGTTTGATTGTCGATGATCATCCTAGCATGTTGCAATATATTCAGGAACTACTTTCAGAACAGTATGATGTAATGATCGCAATTAATGGAGAGGAAGGTTATAAGAAGGCCACTTCATTTATGCCTGATATTATATTAACAGACTTAATGATGCCTAAGGTCGATGGAATAGAGTTATTATCACTACTGAAAAAGAATATTATTACAAGTCATATTCCTGTAATTGTACTCTCTGCAAAACATGTTGTTGAGGCCAAAATGGCTTCTGTAGACGAAGGGGCTGAACTATATCTATCCAAACCCTTCGACCCTCTTCTGTTGAAGTCTTATATTGCCTCAATCCTTCAAAATAGAGCTCGCCTTGCGCAAAAGAGAAAAGAGGTCCCACTTAGTATTGAGAAAGAAGTATCGTCAGAAGTAGATAGTAAATGGGTTGCCTCTCTACGTAAACTCGTTTTATCCAACCTAGATAACCCAGAATTAGGTGTCTCTTTCGTCTGTGAGAAGTCTCATATGAGCAGGACATCAATGCATCGTAAATTAAAGGCAATCTGTAGTATGTCAACGACTGAATATATTAATAGCCTTCGTTTAGAGCAGTCTATAACACTATTAAAAAGTAGAAAATATCAAGTTACAGAGGTAGCATATATGGTCGGATTTAACAATGCCTCTTACTTTACTCGAGCTTTTCATAAGCGATTTGGAGTTTCTCCCTCAGAATATGTATCCTCTTTGTAA
- the purT gene encoding formate-dependent phosphoribosylglycinamide formyltransferase: MKKRILLLGSGELGKEFVIAAQRLGQEVIAVDCYDNAPAMQVADYREVIDMLDGDQLDLVVQKYLPDYIVPEIEAIRTSRLYDYEKRGITVVPSAKAVNYTMNRKQIRDLAAKDLGLKTANYLYATSLKELEEAVLHVGMPCVVKPLMSSSGKGQSTIKSIDDMSNAWYNAQEKGRGDATEVIVEAFVPFVYEFTLLTVTQEEAPTLFCPPIGHRQANGDYQESWQPVAMSEEVLCKAKEMAQKVTTSLEGNGLWGVEFFVTADDVIFSELSPRPHDTGMVTLGNTQNLNEFELHCRAILGLPITEVRLEKKGASAVVLAPIESNRFLFEGIECAMMDSYSDLRIFGKEDARIGRRMAVALAWENNKEEPLEDIIERAKKCSQSIVLKEI; encoded by the coding sequence ATGAAAAAGAGAATTCTTCTTTTAGGTTCAGGTGAACTAGGTAAAGAGTTTGTGATTGCAGCACAAAGACTTGGTCAAGAGGTGATTGCAGTTGATTGTTATGACAATGCACCAGCAATGCAAGTAGCTGACTATAGAGAGGTCATAGACATGCTTGATGGCGATCAATTAGATCTAGTGGTACAAAAGTATCTACCAGACTATATCGTCCCAGAAATCGAAGCTATACGTACTTCAAGACTCTATGATTATGAGAAGCGTGGGATTACAGTTGTGCCATCTGCAAAAGCGGTCAATTATACCATGAACAGAAAACAGATTCGTGATTTGGCAGCGAAAGATCTTGGTTTAAAAACAGCTAATTATCTTTATGCAACTTCTTTGAAAGAGTTAGAAGAGGCTGTGCTTCATGTTGGAATGCCCTGTGTGGTTAAGCCTTTAATGTCCTCTTCTGGAAAAGGGCAATCCACAATCAAGAGTATAGACGATATGTCAAATGCGTGGTATAATGCACAAGAGAAAGGCCGTGGCGATGCGACAGAAGTGATTGTTGAAGCTTTTGTCCCATTTGTATATGAATTTACTCTCCTTACCGTGACACAAGAAGAGGCTCCTACACTTTTCTGTCCACCTATTGGTCACCGTCAAGCTAATGGTGATTATCAAGAAAGTTGGCAACCTGTTGCAATGTCCGAAGAGGTGTTGTGCAAAGCAAAAGAGATGGCACAAAAAGTTACAACGTCCTTGGAAGGTAATGGACTTTGGGGGGTAGAGTTTTTTGTAACAGCTGATGATGTAATTTTCTCTGAATTATCACCACGTCCTCATGATACGGGGATGGTCACACTTGGAAATACACAAAACTTGAACGAGTTTGAGCTACATTGTAGAGCAATTTTAGGATTACCTATTACTGAAGTTAGATTGGAAAAAAAGGGTGCAAGTGCGGTGGTATTGGCTCCTATTGAATCGAATCGTTTTTTATTTGAAGGAATTGAGTGTGCAATGATGGATTCTTACTCAGATTTGCGTATCTTTGGAAAAGAAGATGCTCGAATAGGTAGACGAATGGCTGTTGCTTTAGCTTGGGAAAATAACAAAGAAGAGCCATTAGAAGATATTATTGAAAGAGCAAAGAAATGTAGTCAATCCATTGTATTAAAAGAAATATAA
- a CDS encoding radical SAM protein yields the protein MSQHDLLIVTAPFCQPNTPYPASAFLKGYLIEKGIATEQLDLSIEVLDAILTPDFIQTIVNKVSSEDFELYLIKNQYVEFVSPVKHFLQGSNEGFAYQINQGILPTGHRNGQLEENIQIYTEDTIIDQARYRATVFIEEIIDIIAKYEDPNFGFSRYAERISSFSAPFRQIEEALDENTLITDLFKKILDRKIAHLNPKFVAFSIPFPGNLLSTLHCCKYIKTHYPNITITIGGGFVNTELRGLKEARLFQYVDFVTLDDGEKPLEHLIQNKIYNKQIPFVRTFYINDGNVTYVDNSKEFPLSHEEIGTPDYTGLPWDRYMCMVEMTNPMHRLWTEGKWVKMMVAHGCYWHKCSFCDTSLDYIKRYSQASANTICDRIECIIDQTNISSFHFIDEAAPPKVLMELSFEIIRRKLKITWWTNLRFEKTFTPSLARLMAKAGCIGVSGGLEVASDRLLEKMNKGVSISQVARVTKGMNNAGILVHAYLMYGFPTQTAQETIDSLEVVRQLFEQGCISSGFWHRFAMTVHSPVGIAPEDFDVERVDISDKQFAENDCEHIDHKGADNTLFGEGLRKSLYNYMHMVGFDFNLQEWFDHKVPTTLIPVDHIEKAISYSPIYENNPRARLWINPDFDIVIISQKKKKLKVAINTDNGVQQIGIDQNAYHTIQNLLSTPYIREKGVFIKDIEKTIDQSLETLFIHKIWPILRSSGWEIL from the coding sequence ATGAGCCAGCACGATTTATTGATTGTTACCGCACCTTTTTGCCAGCCGAATACGCCATACCCAGCTTCGGCTTTCTTGAAAGGGTATTTGATAGAAAAAGGGATTGCAACTGAACAATTGGATTTAAGCATCGAAGTGTTAGATGCCATTCTTACGCCCGATTTTATTCAAACTATTGTTAATAAGGTGTCATCTGAAGATTTTGAATTATACTTAATCAAGAATCAGTACGTTGAATTTGTATCACCTGTTAAACACTTCTTACAAGGTAGTAATGAAGGTTTTGCTTATCAAATAAACCAAGGAATTCTTCCTACAGGTCATCGAAATGGACAACTAGAAGAGAACATACAGATCTACACTGAAGATACAATCATTGATCAAGCTAGATATAGAGCGACTGTTTTTATTGAAGAGATCATAGATATCATCGCCAAGTATGAAGATCCGAACTTTGGTTTTAGTCGTTATGCCGAACGTATTTCATCATTCTCGGCCCCTTTCCGTCAAATAGAGGAAGCGCTAGATGAAAACACACTTATTACAGATCTATTCAAAAAGATCTTAGATAGGAAGATCGCACATTTAAACCCTAAGTTCGTAGCTTTTTCTATTCCTTTTCCAGGCAATCTATTATCGACGCTTCACTGTTGTAAATATATAAAAACCCACTATCCTAATATTACGATTACTATAGGTGGTGGATTTGTAAACACGGAGTTACGTGGATTGAAAGAGGCTCGTCTTTTTCAATATGTTGATTTTGTCACATTAGATGATGGAGAAAAGCCTCTAGAACACTTAATTCAAAACAAGATCTACAATAAACAGATTCCATTTGTAAGGACATTCTATATTAATGACGGTAATGTCACATATGTCGACAACAGTAAAGAGTTTCCTCTGTCTCATGAAGAGATAGGAACACCGGATTATACCGGATTACCTTGGGATAGATATATGTGTATGGTAGAGATGACCAATCCAATGCATCGTCTATGGACGGAGGGTAAGTGGGTTAAGATGATGGTAGCTCACGGTTGCTATTGGCATAAATGCTCTTTCTGCGACACCAGTTTAGATTACATTAAACGATATAGCCAAGCTTCAGCAAATACTATATGTGATCGTATAGAATGTATTATTGACCAAACAAATATTAGTTCTTTTCATTTTATCGATGAAGCAGCTCCACCAAAGGTATTGATGGAGTTGAGTTTTGAAATTATACGTAGAAAGCTAAAGATTACCTGGTGGACTAACTTAAGATTTGAAAAGACATTCACTCCTTCTCTAGCTCGCCTTATGGCCAAAGCTGGTTGTATCGGAGTCTCTGGAGGATTGGAAGTGGCCTCAGATAGACTGCTAGAGAAGATGAATAAGGGGGTTTCCATAAGCCAAGTAGCTAGAGTAACCAAAGGAATGAATAATGCAGGAATACTTGTACATGCTTACCTGATGTATGGTTTTCCAACACAAACAGCACAAGAGACGATTGATTCCCTAGAGGTTGTTCGTCAGCTTTTTGAACAAGGCTGTATAAGTAGTGGGTTTTGGCATCGCTTTGCGATGACTGTTCACAGCCCTGTAGGTATCGCACCTGAAGATTTTGATGTGGAGAGAGTAGATATCTCGGATAAACAATTTGCAGAGAACGATTGTGAGCATATAGATCATAAAGGAGCTGATAATACTCTATTTGGAGAAGGATTACGAAAATCACTATACAACTATATGCATATGGTTGGATTTGATTTTAATCTTCAAGAGTGGTTCGATCATAAGGTTCCTACAACATTGATTCCTGTCGACCATATAGAAAAGGCGATCTCCTACAGCCCTATATATGAGAATAATCCTCGTGCTAGGCTATGGATAAACCCTGACTTCGACATCGTGATTATCTCTCAGAAGAAGAAAAAACTAAAAGTGGCTATAAATACAGATAATGGAGTGCAACAGATCGGTATAGATCAGAATGCATATCATACTATTCAAAACCTTCTCTCTACGCCTTATATCAGAGAAAAAGGTGTGTTCATAAAGGATATAGAAAAAACTATAGACCAAAGTCTTGAGACTCTATTTATCCATAAGATATGGCCAATACTAAGAAGTAGTGGATGGGAGATTCTTTAA
- a CDS encoding long-chain fatty acid--CoA ligase, with translation MKELKINEMMEQVTRLFDILELYKTTYASKEDALCKKKGGEWIKTSSLEYVHNSHKVAAWLYSMGIRKGDKIATILSNSPQWNMIDMGAAIIGAIHVPIYTTLNLSEVEYILDHSDAKILFINDKSIYRKYSSVFINNLAIKKTVSINDTIENTYQWDELMHHSEGLYNTLKDQIELEKASITSDDLLSIIYTSGTTGTPKGVMLSHHNILSNTKGAARLFQNGERGMGMNHRALSFLPLSHVYERMVTYTFQFSGLSLYYIENLGSLVTDIKTIKPHIFNTVPRLLEKIYDKVFSVGDDLKGIKKVLFDKAVEFTNKYEIGIKYSFLDKIQFHIYDALIYKKWREILGGELYYMVSGGSALQLKIHKFFWTAKLRVYEGYGLTETSPVVFVNNPMDDDFVKLGTVGPVIDNGTKFMLADDGEILVKGPGVMQGYFKNKEQTDEVIDSDGWFHTGDIGTLVEDRFMKITDRKKEIFKLSAGKYVAPQAVENILKGSLFIEQAFVVGENQKVAGAIIKPDFSYIKQWCLKSGISFTTEEEIIKDAIVEKAIRKDIASLNTKLSAHEQVKKIDLVCEEWNPSNGLLSATLKLKRKHLKEKYKSHIEKMYQ, from the coding sequence TTGAAAGAACTAAAGATTAATGAAATGATGGAACAGGTAACCCGATTATTCGATATATTAGAATTGTATAAAACGACCTACGCCTCTAAAGAGGATGCCCTTTGTAAGAAAAAAGGAGGTGAGTGGATCAAGACATCATCGTTAGAGTATGTACACAACTCTCATAAAGTTGCGGCATGGCTATATTCGATGGGAATACGTAAGGGAGACAAGATTGCAACGATCTTATCCAACTCGCCACAATGGAATATGATCGATATGGGTGCTGCTATTATTGGTGCCATTCATGTACCTATCTACACAACTTTAAACCTTTCTGAAGTTGAATATATATTAGATCACTCGGATGCTAAGATTTTATTTATTAACGATAAGTCCATCTATCGAAAGTACTCTTCAGTCTTCATCAATAACCTTGCAATTAAGAAAACAGTATCGATAAATGATACCATTGAGAATACTTACCAATGGGATGAACTAATGCACCATTCGGAAGGTCTATATAATACTCTTAAAGATCAAATAGAGCTAGAAAAAGCATCTATAACATCAGATGATCTACTTTCAATTATCTATACCAGTGGTACAACAGGAACTCCTAAAGGTGTAATGCTTTCTCATCACAATATTCTTAGCAATACCAAAGGGGCAGCAAGGCTTTTTCAAAATGGAGAAAGAGGAATGGGTATGAACCACAGAGCGCTAAGTTTTTTACCACTATCACATGTGTATGAAAGAATGGTAACTTACACTTTTCAATTTAGTGGATTGTCTCTATACTATATTGAGAACTTAGGGTCACTTGTAACCGATATAAAGACAATTAAACCCCATATTTTCAATACTGTTCCACGGCTATTAGAAAAGATATATGACAAAGTATTTAGTGTTGGAGACGATTTAAAAGGGATCAAGAAAGTTCTTTTTGATAAAGCAGTTGAATTCACTAACAAATATGAAATAGGTATTAAATATAGCTTCTTAGATAAAATACAATTCCATATTTATGATGCTTTAATCTACAAAAAATGGAGAGAGATTCTAGGTGGAGAACTATATTATATGGTTTCTGGTGGTTCTGCACTACAACTTAAAATCCATAAATTCTTTTGGACTGCCAAACTTCGTGTATATGAAGGATATGGGTTGACCGAAACATCTCCAGTGGTATTTGTAAACAACCCAATGGATGATGACTTTGTTAAACTAGGAACTGTAGGACCTGTTATAGATAATGGAACTAAATTTATGCTTGCAGATGATGGTGAGATCTTAGTTAAGGGGCCTGGTGTTATGCAAGGTTATTTCAAAAATAAAGAACAAACAGACGAAGTTATTGATTCAGACGGATGGTTTCATACAGGTGATATAGGTACTCTCGTAGAAGATCGTTTTATGAAGATTACTGACCGTAAAAAAGAGATATTCAAACTATCGGCAGGAAAATATGTTGCACCCCAAGCGGTAGAAAATATTCTTAAAGGAAGTCTTTTTATCGAACAAGCATTTGTTGTTGGTGAGAACCAAAAAGTTGCAGGAGCCATTATTAAGCCAGACTTTTCATACATTAAACAATGGTGTCTAAAGAGTGGTATATCATTTACAACTGAAGAAGAGATAATTAAAGATGCGATAGTTGAAAAAGCTATTCGTAAAGACATCGCATCTTTGAACACCAAATTGTCAGCGCATGAACAGGTAAAGAAGATTGATCTAGTTTGTGAAGAATGGAACCCATCTAATGGACTTCTTTCCGCAACATTAAAACTTAAGCGAAAACATCTAAAGGAGAAGTATAAATCACACATTGAGAAAATGTATCAATAA
- a CDS encoding chloramphenicol acetyltransferase: MIDKKRRSKIDISTWKRKEHFEFFQKMQEPYHSVCVEVDATHAFDWSRDNNRSFFLTYMYAFGCALQEVENFRYRIENGEVYCYDFIELGTTIGRDDETFGFGLLSYDPDYNQFVENATIAIDRVRSRKGICLDANQSLLNVVYCSTIPWLRFTSISHARDYSYNDSIPKITFGKCELDGEHRKMPVSIFVDHSLVDGIHIAKMIERFQYYLDCF; this comes from the coding sequence ATGATTGATAAAAAAAGAAGATCTAAAATTGATATTTCAACATGGAAAAGAAAAGAGCATTTCGAATTCTTTCAGAAGATGCAGGAACCTTATCACAGTGTCTGTGTAGAGGTTGATGCTACTCATGCTTTCGATTGGAGTAGAGATAATAATAGGTCTTTCTTCCTTACTTATATGTACGCATTCGGATGTGCTTTGCAAGAGGTGGAGAATTTTCGTTATCGCATTGAGAATGGAGAAGTCTATTGTTATGATTTTATTGAATTAGGTACAACTATTGGTCGAGATGATGAAACCTTTGGGTTTGGGTTATTATCATATGATCCGGATTATAATCAGTTTGTTGAAAATGCAACTATAGCAATTGATAGAGTACGAAGCAGAAAAGGGATTTGCCTTGATGCGAATCAAAGCTTGCTGAATGTCGTATACTGTTCGACTATTCCATGGTTACGATTCACTAGTATTAGTCATGCTAGAGATTACTCTTATAATGATTCAATACCTAAAATAACTTTTGGTAAATGTGAACTAGACGGGGAACATCGAAAGATGCCTGTTTCTATTTTTGTGGATCATTCATTGGTTGATGGAATTCATATAGCAAAAATGATTGAACGATTTCAATACTACCTAGATTGCTTTTAA
- a CDS encoding YccF domain-containing protein: MKILGNLIWLIFGGFITALEYLFTGIFYCMTIIGIPWGLQCFKYASVVIWPFGTNIVPKSDTGITSLFLNIIWLVFGGFWICLTHIFFGIILCITIIGIPWGRQHLKLAKLALTPFSYRIE; the protein is encoded by the coding sequence ATGAAAATACTAGGAAATCTAATCTGGCTTATATTTGGAGGGTTTATCACTGCTCTTGAGTACTTATTTACCGGGATATTCTACTGCATGACTATTATTGGAATCCCTTGGGGACTTCAATGTTTTAAATATGCATCTGTAGTGATATGGCCATTTGGAACTAATATCGTACCCAAAAGTGATACAGGAATAACAAGCCTATTCCTTAATATTATATGGCTTGTATTTGGAGGGTTCTGGATATGTCTAACACACATCTTCTTTGGAATCATTTTATGTATAACAATCATTGGAATACCATGGGGCAGGCAGCATCTCAAATTAGCAAAATTAGCTTTAACTCCTTTTAGTTATCGTATCGAATAA